The stretch of DNA TCTGCTGGGGGAGGGATGCAATGCCTCCGCGCTAGAGCACTCTTTCCACTGTTTACTTCTCTTCTTCTTAAAACTACTCCAAGCTTTACCGTTTCAACTAAAAGAAATGTTCTCACAAAAAGAGGATGGTTACAGGCCACAGAGCAAGCTGAGCTCAGGTGGCCCTTTCACGCCCCTGCCCCAGTGTTGAACTTGTCCTCCAGGTCCCTCTGTGATCGCCACAGTACCCTGGTTCTGGCCCTGTCACCACAGCCGGGACTGCCTCAGAAGCTCCCGAGACAGAGTCCAGGGGCACCTCACACACAGGAGCTCAGCACGCACTGCTAGGTGAGCGCGCCCAGCTAACCCAACGCCCGTCCCCTGCTCCGTACCCTCAGCCGGACCACACTCGCCAAAGTCTGCAGCCCCTACCTGCTACCCTATTGCTGAGGAGTGGCCGCGGCAGCCAGATGCTGTAGGCATCACCAGCTTCATCCCACTTACCTCTCGTGGTCGGATTTCTGGGAGGCAGACGCCACAGCCATTTCTGTTTAGGCTGGCCTACTGTTACAGCTAAAATCTCTACTGTGGCCAATCTCTATTTCTTCCTGACAATAAGGTTGTAACCTATACTGATATTACATCTCATTCCTCAACTGATCTTTTAAACACACTCAGATGGACAATGACTTGCCCCAGAAAACACAGGCcacgtggcagagctgggaccgtGCGGTACCACATGTGACCAGCCCGTTAAAGATGGTGCCCACCGTCCCTTTCATTCTGAGGGTGTTATTTTTTAGCAATGGCAAGTAGCGTGGAGCAGGGTGGGTAGACCAAAAGATTTCAGGGCCCGTCAGAGTAGAGTGCAAACCCCACGCAAGCAAACGCAGAGACCACGGCACGCCAGTGAGGCCTGGGCCTGCCGGGGCCACAGCGGTCCCAGGCGGGGGGCCCAGGGCGCCGGCGCATCAGTACCTGCAACGCGCAGCACACAGTCGCCCGGCAGTAGTGGATGAAGTCCAGCACAGCCACCGCCCCCACGCCCAGGCCCAGCAGCACACTGAGGTCATCCACCAGCAGCACTGGGCACCTCCAGGCAGCCTCCCCACGGTCCACAGGCTTCAGGGCCTCCCGCACAAACTCGTACAGCGGCTGCAGGTTTCCAGCGTTGGCCTCCCTGGGACACAGGGTGAAAGGCACCAGACAGTTCACTCTCTCTACAGCTGTTTCTCTTGGACGGCGCAGCGTCACAGGGAAGGGCTCGGGGAAGGCAAAGAGCTGCATCGCAGTCCCTGGCACCAAGGAGTGCACGACTGGTTGGCCAGAAAAGGCACGTGCACGCACGTAAGTTACACTGCAATTCAAATACTCTGTGCCCTAGTGGGTACCACGCACTGTCCTACACACTGGggacacaaaaaataaacagcttcccagGCCTGTAAGAGACAGCCTCTCAGTCGAAGAGTGTAAGGTACCTGGAAGATTGATTTGGAGGCAGGTTGGAAAAGCTTTCCCAGGAGGTCATCGGTGGGCATAAAAAGCTAAACATCAACCCAGGtgtctgggggtgaggggcaccTGTCTGAGGGCTGCTGGTGTGCGTGACCGATGTGGCTTATTTCCGAACAAGCCGGTCCACGGGCCTCCATCCCCCCAGTGACCGCCCTTGGTAGTTGTTTCCCAGAAATGGACAGAGGCTCAAAAGGCACCTGCCCCACTGGcccacagtccagggctgagCCCCCCTACCAGCAAGGATGGCAACCACCCAGAACCGGGGGTCAGGTGTCACTCAGACAAAGACAGCAGGTGCAGAGATGAAAAGAGCTGCGGGCAGAGGGTCAGGGTGCACGGCCTTCCAGCTCCTCACCACTGCCCGGACACCACAAAGAGCTGCGTCTGGCAGAGGGCATGGGGGAGGGCTCCTGCATGCACCCGTCCGGGTAGAGGAAGAGCAGCAGCCAGGTGGGGAGTTTGCAGACAGCCACGTTTGTGGCTGATGCTCAAAAAGGATGAGAAGTAGAAAACCTGACCTCAGAAAACCGAACAGGCAGCCAACACGTTTTGTTAAAGGGCCGACAGTGAGTCTCAGGCTAGTGGATCCTATGTTCTCTATCTCAACAGCTCAACTCTGCTGTCACAGTGCAAAACAGCCAGGGACGAAATGCGAACAAATGAATGTGGccattcccataagactacttACAAAACCAGGTACCTGGCCCTTGGCCTGTAGCTTGGCGACCCCTGTATCACGCTAAGAACAGAACAACGGAATGTGCTAGGGCTCTGAGCCAGGATTGGGAAACCAGCAAAGCATACCGTTCCACCATATTCTCAGCAAACGATGCTCCCTACAGCTTTGGGACAGCCGTCCACCTCTGGCCCACGGTCAGAGCCAAGGGCTGTCCAGGAATGCCGCAACCCCAGAGATGGGTCTGACCCTgaggccagccctgccctccctcccacacagcaACCCTTGCTGACCCACCTGCCCGGTGAGCACTTCCGGGCCGGGCTGCAGGCTGACTGACCTGAGGAAGCACAGGGGGTGTGGCTCCTCCTCAGCCCGGAAGAAAACGTCCACCGATGACTTGAGACCCTCAAGGAACACGAGCTGCCCGCACTCCCGTGCCGTGGTCAGGCTGACACCCTAGACACAGCGGAGAGGAAAGCGAGTTACTGCCCCTTGCAGGGGAGCCCATCAGAGGCTGCACTCCAGCTCAGAGGGCGCAGAACACCTTCCAAACCCTGTGAGTGTGCCGCTGGCCACGCCCCCTGCGGGCTGTGTCTTCTCCCCCGGGGCCTCCCCAACCCACAACCCCCATTCTGTTTTCAGATGAGCGTTTACATTTGATggtcattttttataaaaactcacatcttttctttatatatttattttgtgattacCTAGCACAGGTTTTTAACTTACAATAGTaatagaatttcctttttaaatgcatgtatttttttcttgagagagagagagagaaacaggttgTTCCACCTATCTATGCActcattggtggattcttgtgtgtgtcctgactggggaccaaacctgcagccttggtgtttcaggacggcgctctgaccaactgagctaccagccacAGCTTAAATGCttgtgtttataaaattaaacacacttaaaaacaataagtaaataataataagagGGTAGGAGAATGATAGTCTCTGTTACAACTACTCGATTCTGCTATTGTAGAgggaaagcagccatagacgatttataaataaatgggtgtggctgtgttccaataaaactttatttacaaagcacAGAGGGTGCAAACTGTAGTTTGTCAACCCTTGCTCTAACCAGAGCTGCTTAAATATGGTTCTTCTTGAACCACACAATTAAAAATCTCTTGAGACACCTGATTAAAATGCAGATCCTCAAGTCCCACTCCTGACCGCCAGAACCAGAAATCTGGGGGTTGAGCCCAAGAGTCTGCATTTCAGCAAACACCCAGGGATGGTGACACCATTGCAGTGTGCAGCCGCAGCTCTACCTGTGCTGCTAGACCAGGTCTCCCTTGCTCGCCTTCCCACTAGCGTCCTCCATGATGCAACACTGGTTGCTCCAACAGCGGCCCCTGGCAGAGAGGGACTCCCGATCATCACCTCTGCTCCTGCTCACTGCATTCTACTCACGTCGGTCCCATAATTCATAGAGCGTGCACGGAAGTGTATAGAGTGCGGACGCTCGCTCTAGCACTCTGCGCACCCCGTACTGTGCACACCACCCCTGCCATATGGAGGATGACTCCAAGGTACAGGAGAAAAGCAGCCAATCTGGACATGAGAGCACAGAGctttctcatccagaaacacGGATGCTAAGGCCACGGACAGACATGCTTCACAGACCTGGAAGGCAACTTGTGTTCCTGACATGACTGCACTCCCTGAGCTCACGCTGACCCCCAACACAGGAACTTCCTCCTTGTCtgcaaagaaggagaaagagtcCACCCTTCTCTCACCCTCCCACTGGCTTCTCTGCATCAGAAAAGAGGCAGTGACTTGGCCCAACAGCAGGACTGGCGTTTCAAAGGTCACTGTTGATGGGCGACCAAGTTCTCTCCCTCACTGACCTGGTCcatcaaagcaaaaacaaaaacctgagcAAGTCCGCCTGGTCACAGGCAATGACCCCGATGAGACCAGGAGTTTCACTGGCCTCTTGGCCATCACATTCTGCCCGCCCTTATCTGATGAGATGAGGTGAAGGTGACAAAAGTACCTGTCCCCACATCTGGATCCTAAGCCCTAGACTGAGGGCGAGACAGGGGAAGCCACTTACTTGGGGCAGCCCAAGCCATGGTCTCCAGCCCAGCAGTGCCAAGGTTAAAGCCATAGTGAGAAGGAGAAAACCCTAACTGGTCCAGAATCAGTAGAGACGGGTTTGATTAATTAACAGCAAAGCTGGTACCATAAGctctaaatcaataaaacacGAGGAGATGCTGCCCAACCCCTCAGTTAAAGGGTTCAGGATCCCACAATCTCCTTCGTCCCTCCCTTGCTGAGTTCTCTACAACCCCAGTAAGGGAGCCCAGCCTGAGAGCACACCAGTGCATGCGTGACACACCCACTCACTCAGGACCTCCGCACAGAGGTCTGAAGGACTCACCAGCTTCTGTCCCACGACGTTGTAGTGACTGAAGGACTGGACAAGCGCCACAAAGCAGACTTTACAATTAGCTGGAAAACAGAATACATTGATCTGAATTCTACCTCTATTTATCATCACTCTCGTATATTTCACACCTCTGGAAACAAAAGCAATGCAGCCCAGAGGTCTTACCACCTACTATACCCAAATAGATTCTAAGATGcaattttgggggttttttgtttgtttttaagatttttatttattctgagatgggaagggagggaggaagagggagaggaacattaatgtgtgagagctacatcaattggttgcctctcacatgcccccaactggggactgacctgtaacccaggcatgtgccctgactgggaatcgaacaggtgacctttcgctttgtgggacgatgcccaactgagccacatgggtcagggcaaAGAAgcaattttttcctatttaataataataccttTTTTCACTGGGATATACTTCTGTTAGACGTACTACTAGGCACCTTATTGTTCTCTGTTGTAAATACACtgtagtctttaaaaaattctatgtttttttgtttgtaatGGCATACAGgagtacaattttttaaagattttatttatttatttttagagagagggagaaagagaggaagagaaagatcaatgtgtggttgcctctcacacgccccctactggggatctggcccacaaccaggcatgtgccctgactgggcatcaaaccggAGACCCCCCAGTTCaaaagccggcactcaatccactgagccacaacagctagggctacacttaatttttaaaactggtcCTATATCCAAGAGGATataaaggaaacacagagaagctCTAGCTGCCTTACTAAACAtaattaattctaataatttatctgtagattctcttgctctttctatgCTGATAGTAACATCATCTACAAAAGAAACTAACTTTCAAAGTTGTAAATTATTGTGACTAACAGTGCAAAGGTCACCCTCTGTCCTGGCCTGGCTCAGTAGGGCCTCAAGGAGAATCAACCGATAAAtgagtctttttgttttcctcttctgtttagCTGTTTTCTTCTAAGCTATTCCCACAGGTAAATTACAGTGGCCAGCAGTCTTCTTCCCTGTGTTCTTCAGGAAGCACCTCCTGCCAGGGCAAAGTGACAATGGGTCCAATGCCCAGAGATCTCAAGATACACAAGGACTGAGGAGCAAGCACACGGAAGGCCACAAAAGGACCACAGAGCGGCAGAACCGGCtcggtgggtggaggaggggaaggtaGGACCGGGAGCACCCATCACTCTTCAGCAGGACTGGGTAGTTACCTAATAAACCCCCAACCCCCGACTAGTTAATGCTATTCCCATCAATTCCTAAaacaggctctttttttttttttggcttaggtttctttttctgtagcaTTAACAAGTCCCATACCTTTGAGGTAGAAGGAGAGAAAGTGGTGCACAAGGAAACTGCCATCTGTCTTAGCGTCACAGAGTAGAGTCAGTTTCCCCTAAAAGTCAAGAGGAACACAGAAAGGTGAGTCgggtgtacacacacatacacatacatatatacacaaatacactAAGGTTACTAAAAAAAGCAGCCGAAATTAGGGAAAACCCAACAACTAAAGTGATCAGTATTAAGTTGCTCATTATGGGCAAACACCTGATCCAGCTTCCTCCCTATTCTAACTCTGATGTCGATTCGGTCCTATAGggtgggaaagagggaagaagtggTTGCTGACAGAGACCTCCGGGACCAAAGTTCTCCTCCAAATGGCCCTTCAGGCAGAGCTCTGGTCACTCTGATCATGGAGATCCCTGGGAAGACCTCTAAAAATGGTCTCTGCGATGCCTGGCTGCCCTGATCTAACCACCTCCAGTTTCCTGTCAGTGAACGGGGAAGGTCAAAATCAAGTGGTATTCTGTGCCGTTGTGATTGCTTTCACTGATAAAACATAAAAGATCACACTATCAGACCTTGAGGGTTACTCCCCCTGATGTCATTTCCTGGTGCCCACTGTGATCCTCCATTCCCTCACTAGGGCCCTGGGTTGAGGATTTCGGTGGTGCCAGTAGTAATTGGTAAGGTAGCTAGCGCCACCTGCAGGCTTTGGCAGGTAAGAACTGCTGGACAACTGTAAAATCCACTAGGATCAATTGAAAGCTACAATTTCCCTGGCACTACGGGCTTTATACACGTGATGTCTTAGCTGCCTGGAGGAGTTTATCATTTCATTAGGAAGACAAAGGttatgaaataaaccaggcacgTTCCTGGGGGAGGTAAACCCTGAGCTAAAATGTGAAGAATTGCGAGGTGCCCCCGAGTGCGGCAAGAAGAGTGGAGAAAATAGAGTGGTGCCAAAGATGAACTTGGCACGACGCAACGTTGGCTGACAGCAGCTTGGAAGAGCGCTGTTAGACACCATGAGAAGGAAGAGCCAGAGGAGCACTGGCGTTCGCCGCGACCTGCCGAGTGCTCCGGGGCCGGGGGGAGACTCAGGACGTTTAAGAAGATGATCCTCTGTGAAGGGTGGAAAACCaaactctcctctcctctcaggcAACCTTCTCTGGGGGCCGGAACCCCCACTACAGTGAGCACGCACAGGGCTCCCGGGTACACATTTGTGAATGGAAGCCCACCCACACTTTGGGCATGGTTCCTAGGAACTTTCAAGGGTACACACGGCCTTCGAGAAGACGTGAGAAGCTCCAGAAACATCTGAAACATCTGGAAACATCCGCAGGTCCTAGTGTCCAGCCCAGACCCCGGGTCTCCCCTCCCGGGACTACAACTCCCAGCCACAGTCATGCCTATGGACGTCACGTCTTTACCACAGTCCCGCGTGCACTTCATTCCGCAACGTGTTCCTCCGCCACGCTCTTGGGACCCGGCCGCGCGACTAATTACCTGCTCCACTCTGTCAGGGGTGGTATTGAGAAGGTTATTGAGTTCTGGGAACATTCCGAGCACCGGGGACGAGCGTTCTGCACGAGGAACTAAAACTGCTGCAGAGACGAGGGAGTACGGAGTGTAACACCCAGCTCTCAGGTACACCGGAAAAGAACGCGCGCGCGCTCGAGCGCGCGCAACCTCGCTCTTGAGCGCCACCGCAGCCAATCACGATGACGCCTCGACCTGGCCGCGCCGGCGCACACGCGATGACGTGCTTCCGGCCGCTGTTCTCGGAAGCGCTCGGCGGAGCCGCTCCCTTTGGCTGCAAAAAATTTGGTTCCTGCGCTGTGGGTCTGCGGCATTTGAGCCCTCGCGGTGGCACCCCTCAAGGTCTCAAGCACTcgtatctcttcttccttctctaggCCTCGCTCCCCCCAGCTTCCGGCCGACCAGTCCGTGGAACTTATGCTGTGTGTCCCACAGTTACAGAAGCTTGGGCTGCATCGGTGAACGAGAGGGGCCCAGATGCCCGCCTTTgcacaaagcagaaaacaaacgTGATTGGCGTGGAGATACATATTGAAAAGTTTAGATGGGTAGGAGCAGGATTCAGGGTTAAAGAGGTTGTCAAGGAGACTCACTAAGAAACTGTGATTGAAGCACGCCCTGTGTGCCCCTCCTTGCACTAACCGTTCCCCCTTTCTGGAAAGCTCTATTTCCTAGATACTTAGCTGATGTTGAAAAACCCCTCACATCCTTCAGGTCTTTGTTTAGGTGTCACTTGAtcaggggtcacttgacccctcccTGAGCACCTTATTTAAATTACAGACCTCTTCCTCaacacttctttttttgttttttcttttacttttgttacTTATTATTActtactatttattttcttcccaatACTTCTTatccttttcctgtttttatttttcccgtGGGATTTTTATCTGGTAGACCTAAGATGTCAAATCATTTTcgcaggggccacatcagcctggtgCTTGCCTTCAAAGGGTGGAATGTAACTTTAgggctatataaatgtaactacttctcaACTAAGGGCAAGGAGCTCGGGGCTGGAGTAGAAACAACGTGCggggcaggataaaacaaggtggagggccagattcgtcCTGCAGGGGCCTTGTGTTCGCCTCCTGTGTAGTAGACCATACATGTAGTTTCATTGCAGCCCAATCAGCCTCAgatcccttctctctaaagtcagtttttaaatgtaaaataatggcTATGATTCAAAAAAGGAAGTCTGTGGGTTATCTTGTGATGAACCGAAATCTAACAAACCTTTCCTCTATTCTTTGAGCTCATCGAATCTTCTTTCAGAAAGCCTTCCTTACCCCAAAGTTCGTGCGGATAGTCTAGATTTTCTCCAAGTGCTGCGACATTTTCCTTGGCACCTGTAAGCCTTTAATCCATCTgtgattgatttttgtgtgtgaccTAAGGGATACAGATCAATTTTGGAACTAGCATATTTCATTTACCCTGGCTATAACTTAATTGGTATTGTATTGAATCTTTAGATCGAGGAGGATAggtatcttttaaatataaaacattgacTGTGTATCCATTTTCCTATCAATGGTGATGGGCTAGTTTTAGTTTCGTCCTACCACAGAGCATGTCTCCCTCAGCATACACAGCCATGCCTTTCAGCACAGATGTGCAAGAGGTTCTCCAGGGTATGTATCTGGAGTGGAATTGGGGGGCCATAGGCAAAGATGAATTTGCCATGAAgctaataaagctatttttaatttataatgttgTATTACTTTCCTTAAAGAGAATTCCTCTTTGTATAAACCTCAGATCCCCAAATACCTGAATTTTCCCCTCGTTCTAAAACAGACCAGGGCAGACAGAGAAAAATCAAGCAGAGATTTGATGCAGGAAATTGGGTCAAAGGGTGTTGGAAGGACCGGAAGAACAAAAGGGAGAAGGCGATTTTACCTGGCAGTTAGGAAGCAGGGACTTGGGGCTGCAAACCTGCAAAGTACGCCTGCCGGACTGCTCTCCCGCCGGCTCCCCGCTATTTTCTGCTAGGGAGACACTGGCAGTAgactggaagggaggaagaagaaagaaaccattCTGTTTCTGCTTCCGGAAGCGTCCGCATCCATGGGTAACTGCGCTGCGGAGGTGCCGGGGAGTTTCAGCAGCAGAGGTGCAGGAGTGCCCAGCTCCGGCCCCAGTGGTCCCGCTCTGTCCGGTCTCACACCCTGCCCCCACCGGACCGCCAgctccattctgttttctttccaggAGTTGGGCCTTCCCAGttccatttccttccctccccagcagGAACTGTGCCCTGGAACTCAGAGCTGGCTGGCAAGTTGCTGAGTCTTCACCTCGTTCTCCTCCTGGGAACAGCACTGTCTCTAACCCATCCTCCCAGCCCCAATACACCCTTCAGCCCCACTTCtctgctgctggtgctggtgtGCATTGATGCTCTCAAACCTCACATGGTCCCACTCCAAACACTGTTGCATCAAAGTTTCCCTTTGCCTTCCTGTCTCTTACTTGATTAACTTTCCTCCAAGAGCTGCCTGATACCTCCACCATCTGTGACTAAAGAGTTTTATAGTGGCCCCAAGTGGAAGGCGAATCCACAGAACCCAGGACCCcagtgaaagaagaaaagctaGAAGTAGGTTTGGGTAATCTCCGGTATATCCAACAGAGGGCAGCAGGCACCAGCGAATGTTGCCCGGTTAGTCCGCCCTTGGTGTTCCTGAGACACTGGCATGGCAGCATTTGACCAGGATCCTGCAGGCTGACAGCCCTTAGCTCCCCTCTCTGGAAGCCCAGCAGTGGACTCCCCATGGGCTCTCCTGTTCCGGAGTCTGCCTCCCTCAGGAATGTTGCCACCGCCCTCCCCCCTCTACAGCCCCCTCTCACTCAGAGCAAAAGCTGAAGTCCTCCCTGGCCTcagagacctggcctgccaccGCACTCCTGCTCCCCCTCGCTCAGCCCCTTTGGGCTCCTTGCTGCTCCTCGAGGCCTCAGTTGCAACCACGCTTTGCGTGTCTGCAAGACTCTCCCTCTGCCTGTCTGCAGGACTTGCTCCCTTGAACTCCTCCAAGTCTTTGGGAGACCTTCCCTGAGCACAGAGTCGCACCACCCAGGTCCCCCTTCCAGAGGGTCTAAAGGAAGAGCAATCACCAGACAACTGCCAGCTCTCAGTTCCCCCAGGGTCCCCCTCGCTGCCTAGAGCCTTCCCTGAGGTCACACGCCCCGGGGGATCCGGTGGCTGAGTAAAGCAGGGGCCTCGGGGCCTGGTGGCCTCTGCCTTAGGCCGGACACTCCAACTGCCGCACTTGCTCCAGAACTCCCCACCAAGGCTTCGCTGGGCCTGCATCTCTGCTCAagttctccccctgccccatcccgcttcctcccccttcctttcacaGGCCTTGACCCCAAACTCTACCCCGGCCTGTGCTTCCAGAGGACCTAACCTACCATCCCTACCCATCGCCCTCCCAGCTTCATCTTTCTCTTCAGAATAACCAACAGCTAACACACAGTCCAGTTTGCtttcccatttcctctcctcactagaatgtaagccAGGTGAGGGTGGGGATTTTGCCTCTTTTCTTCATAAATGTACCCCCAGTACCTACAAGAGTACCTGTGGTACAGCAGGCACTAAGTAAATgtgatgggtgaatgaatgagtgagcgaGTGGGACAAGGACTGTGGGTTATTTCGGTTATTTTGGGAAGGTTGGAACAGGTGAGGGAGGAGCATCCTTAGTCTGGCTTCCCCAAACGCTGAGCCAAGATGAGGTTACTTACTGGGAAGAGAACCCCAGAGCACAAGGGGGACGGAAGTGGGTGAGGCCTGGGCGGGCGTGAGCTGTCAAGCGGCAGGGGTCTGTGGGGTCAGGAAAACCATGCCAAGGGCCTTCCAGAACAGCACACCTGCAGGACAGGTGACTGGGACATTTTTCTATGGGCTTCCTCCCACTGGTCCAGGGTTAGCAGGAGTGTGGATTGCCTGTGGCCCAGGGTGTCTGCTGAGCCTGCCCCACTGGACGATCGAAGGGCCTTGGGGTACAGGAGACTCAGAGGGAGTGAAAGCTGACATCAGCGGGGAGTCTGTGAGGTGCTGTGACTGCTGGTTGGGGGGGGCATGCTGACAAGGAGGTGGGAGTGACGCCATCGCATGAGGTTTAGACAGGTCACAGAGGCCACGGCACGGACTGCACTAGAAAGGCTGAACCAGgcctggcagtgggggtggggagaggagaaatCTTACAAAGCCATGTGGGCTGGAGAAGCGACGAGACTCTGGGGCAGGGGTGAAGGGCTAAAAGTGGGAGGAGGCATCAACACCaacaggggaggggaaagggggtcaGGTTGGGTCCACATGGGATGTGTTTGGCCCCAGGGGACAGGAAGGTGGATGTGTCCTGTGGCCCCACGTGGGAAGGAAACTAGGTGGGCGGTGATCATGGCTCTGACTAAGAGGGGGGAAGGGCCGTCTGTCTAGGACTCCCCTTAGGGTCTTCCCTAAGGTCCCGAGGCCTCGAGGGCTCCCTTTAGCCCCAGGAGGCTGGCTGAGCTCGGGTGTGACTCCCCAGAGGTGGTTTACAGGAAGGTGACTCTTGGTGTACATTCTAGAGGTTTTGACAAAGGTGTAACAACAGGGACCCGCCATGATAGCATCCTAACGGAATCGTTTCCCTGCCctgaaaatcctctgtgctccgtCTGCgtgcccctccctttctcctaACCCTTGGCAAGTGCTGATCTTCTCGCTGGCTCCACCGTGTTGCTTTTCCAGAACGCCATATAGTTGGACTCATACCATAcgcagccttttcagactggcttctttcacccagtGATATACAGCAAAGGTTCTCCCGggtcttttcatggcttcatggctcatttctttttatcgcTGAGTCATAGTCCATTGTCTGGAGGTGCCACCGTTTATTTACGCATTCACCTACTAAAGGGCATCTCAGTGGCTCCCAAGTTCCAGCGACTATGAAcgaagctgctataaacatctacATGCAGGTTTTGGTGTGACAGAGGTTTTTCCGTCCTCTGGGTAAACGCCAAGCAGCCCGGTTGCCAGGTGGGATGGATAGAGTACGGTCAGAAACTGCCAAGCTCTTTCTGAGGCAGCTGTGCCGTTTCGCATTCCACCAGCAACGAACAAGAGTTAAtggaatcattttttaattttatt from Desmodus rotundus isolate HL8 chromosome 8, HLdesRot8A.1, whole genome shotgun sequence encodes:
- the ELP6 gene encoding elongator complex protein 6, whose protein sequence is MFPELNNLLNTTPDRVEQGKLTLLCDAKTDGSFLVHHFLSFYLKANCKVCFVALVQSFSHYNVVGQKLGVSLTTARECGQLVFLEGLKSSVDVFFRAEEEPHPLCFLREANAGNLQPLYEFVREALKPVDRGEAAWRCPVLLVDDLSVLLGLGVGAVAVLDFIHYCRATVCCALQGNVVALVHDSGDAEDEENDILLNGLSHQSHLILRAEGLATGFCRDVHGQLRVLWRRPSQPTTQRDRSLTFQYKIQDKNVSFFAKGMSPAVL